TTGATCAATAAACCAGTATAGTCTACAAGAACAATTCCCGTATTTACCACAACACCAACAAGCATAAGCATCCCGATTGCAGCAAAAATAGAAAGTTTTTCTCCTGCAAGAAAATGTATAAGTACAACCCCTATTGCTGTTAAAGGAATTGTAAAAATAATAATAAAGGGTTTTAAAAAAGATTCAAATTGAGAAGCCATAATTCCAAACACAACAATAATAGCCATCATAATGATTATTTTAAACTGATTCATAATATTTGAAAATTCATTATATTCTCCTTCAACCTTAAGCGCTATGCCTTCTTTATGAGGCACCTTATTATTAATAAAATCTACAACTTTTGCAGTTACTTGGGTTAAATTCTCATTTGGAGAAATATCTGCATTAAGATAAATAGTTAAAGCTTGATTTTCTCTGTAAATAGATTCGGCTTTATTAGTTTTTTCAAAGGTGGCTATTGATGAAAAAGGAATTTTAACTCCAGATGAATTTGTAATAAATATTTTTTCTAAATCTTTTAAATTTTTAACATCCATTCTATCAAGTTTAAGAACAATATCATAATTAAGCCCATTCTCTACATATTGCCCAGCAACAACACCATTAATATTGGCCTTTAACTCATTTAAAATGGTATTCATATCAATGCCATAGCTATAAGCTAACGCTCTGTCTATCTCAACACCAATTTGAAGCTGTAAATCACTTATGCTAAGCCTTGGATTCACAAGTTCAGGAATTTCCTTTTTTAACATGGAAACTAAAATTTTTCCGTAGTCTTTTATATATTCAAAATCATTGGCTGAAATTTTAATTTTAATAGAATCTCCACCACCTGAAGCATTACCACTGGAAGGCTCAATATTAAATTCAGGATAAAGATTCCCAATACGATTCATAATTTTGTATTTAATAGCATCGTAATCTATGCTTTGGGTTAACTTATCTCTTGATTCTTCCCTGAGAGGAAACAATACGTTGAAAATTATTTTATCAGCATGCAAAGTAGCAATAATGTTTTTATATCCTTTGGCCTCACTTTTTACAATTTCTAAAAATCTATTAGAATAAAATTTTGCATATTCTAAATTAGCTTTATGGGGAAAATTTAAATTAATAGTAATTGAGTTCTCTTTGCCTCTAACAAAAGCCCTCACATCTAGCAATAATCCTAAAAGCAAGCTACCAATAAAACTAAAAAAAACAATCAATCCAAAAATCAATTTGTGATTTAAAACTACATTTAATAAATTGATATACAAAAATTCTAAAAAATAATAAATACTAGCAAAAAAAGCATCAATTTTCCTAATAGAAGTATTCTTAATATTTTTTTGGAAACTTGTGTATAAACCAACATAATGGCTTGATAAAACAGGAACCAAAAAAATCGCAACCAAAAGAGAAACACATAAGGAAATAACAATAGTAAATGTAAAGTCTTTAAAAAAATCTCCATATACCCCAAGCTCTGATTTGAAAATAAGAAATGGACCAAAAACACAAATAGAAGTAAAAGTTGAAGATGTAATAGGCAGCATCATCTCTTGAGCTCCAAGAATAGAAGATGAAATAAGCTTTGCTCCTTTTTGCCTATATTTGTATATATTGTCAATTACAACAATTGAACAGTCAACAACCATTCCAATCCCAAGTGCAAGACCTGCAAGACTCATAATATTAAGGGAAATATTTACAAAATACATTAAACAAAAAGTCAAAATAATTGCTATTGGAATAGAAATTCCAATAATTATTGTAGCCCTAAAGCTTCTTAAAAAGAAAAAAATAACAAATATTGCAAGCATGGCCCCAAAGTAGGCTGAATTTACAACTGTTGAAATAGATGCTTTAATAAAATTAGTGCTATCAGAGGCAATCTCCAATTTCATATCTTTAGGCATAGATAATTTCAATTTTTCTATTTCATTCATAACAACATTAGAAACTGCAATAGAATTGGCATCACTACGTTTTTGAACCGACAAAGAAATTGAAGGCAACCCATTATACTCAACATATTCTGATAAATCTTCAAAATCGGTTTTAATATTAGCAATATCTTTGAGTTTTATCTCAATAGGAGATGAATTCATACCAGAAGAAATGTCGGGCATCTTATAAGCTATGACTACATTACCTATCTCTTCAATTGATTTAAATTTTCCAGAAACTTCAACTAAATATTCCAGGTTGTTCTCCAATATATTGCCAGCTGAAAGTTCCAAATTTTGAGATGCTATAATCGAAGATATTCTTGACAAAGAAAGCCCATAAGACTCCAATCTATTTTGAGAAACTTCAATTAAAACACGCTTTTTACTTCCACCATTAACAGTAACAATTGCAACTCCATCAAGCCTTTCAAGAACAGGTTTAATGATTTCATCAGCATATCTTTTAAGCTCAGAAACTGGCCTTACAGAATTAATAACAATTTCCATTACAGGAATATTTTTAAGATTGTATCTAAAAATTCTAGGGGTATGTGATTTACTAGGCAATGAAGATTTTACCAATTCAAGAGCATCTCGAATTTCATTTAAAACCAAATCTAAATCGGTTCCATGATAAAATTCAAGTGAAACAGTGCTACTTTCTTTGGAAGAAACGCTATATATATTTTTTAAATTCTTTACCGAACTCAAGCCACTTTCAAGGACTCTAGAAACACTCTCCTCAACTTCTCTAGGAGAAGCACCAGGATAAACAGTGTGAATGCTTATTTGGGGAATATCAATTCCCGGCAAAAGGTCTATTTTTAATCTTGAAAAGGTATATAAACTTATCATCAATAGCAATGAAAATAAAATCAACATTGTTATTGGTTTGCTAACTATTCTCTTCACCAACATAAAACATCTCCCAATAAATTAAATATTGCTTTCAACTGGAAGACCCTCTTTGGTATCTACCAAATTTATTAGAGTTCCATTAGAAAGAGCAGACATACCTTCTACTACAATTAAATCATTCTCTTCAACATCGCCCGAAAGAGCCACAATGTTATCTATTTCAAAAAGCACTGTAATGGGCAACATTTGAACACTTTTGCTCTCTAAATCAAGCTTAAATATAAATTTATTGCCCTCTCTCTCAACAACAGCCTCTCTTGGAATCTTAATTACATCTCTAAATCGCTTAGTAATAAGTTTAATTTTAGAAAACATACCAATAATCAGTTTATCTGAATTACTGCCAATAGGCGTAAGATATACTTCAATAGTTCGACTTTTAGAATCTAAAATAGGAGATATTTCTGAAACTTTAGCTTTAAACTTTTCATTAGGATAAGCTCCAACTTCAATAATAGCATCATTTCCAACTTTAATATTTGAAATGTATTTCTCAGACACATAAGTTAAAATTTGCTTTGTATCTATCCTCCCCACTACCGCTATGTTGGACTGAGGATTAACTGTTTCACCAATTTTTTTTGTAATATTTAAAATATATCCTGAGATTGGCGCTCTTACAGGACTTTTCAAATACACAGAACCAGGCCTTGAAGGATCAAGAGTTGCAACTATTTGTCCTTTTTGAACATAAGCCCCAAGTTTTATTCCCAAAGAAGTTATTTTGCCCACAGCATCCGGGAAAATACCTGCCTTAATTTTTGTATCTACATCTCCATTTAAAGACAAATAATCACTCAAGATTCCCCTTTTAACTTTCATAGCAATTACTGGAAATCTATAGGAGCTTTCTTTCTCCTCATTAATCTTTTCGTCATTTAACTTGTTCTTACTCGCACAAGCAACTAAGACTAAGAATAAAATTAAAAAATATTTTTTTAAATAAAAGTTAACATTAAAAATCAAATCCATCAAAATACCTCTTAGTCTAATGAATTTATTAAATTTTTATATTCAAGTATAGAATTGGCATAATTTAATTTATCTTCAATAAACTTCAAATCGCTCTGCTTATAAACAAGTTCAATATCATTCAATTTAGAAAGATCCATGACCCCAGAATTAAAAGCATTAAATGCCATTTGATAATTTTTAGTTGCTAATTCTACATTAATTTTAGAAGCATCAAGAATAGCTTTATATCTTCTAATATCCTTTCTTTTTTGCACAATACTAGATTTTAAATTTCTAATTTTACCTTCAATATTGTTTTGTAGTATTTTTAGCTGATAGTTGTTATCCTGTATTTTTGTAAAACTTTTTGAAAATGGAAACATTTCAGTTAAGCCATAATTTAAACTAAAGGATGCTACAAATCCAGTTGAAAAACCTTTAGAATTTTCATGAAATGATTTATAAGGAGAATAAGAAAATGACAAAGAAAGACTAGGCAAATAAGTATCTAGCCAAAGCGAACCAATAAGCTGCTCTGTCATTTTTAAGCGCATATTCAAATCCTTAATCTCTAATGATTCATTAAAATTTAATTCCTCATTAAATAAAGAAAAATCCATTGTTTCATCTGGCAATTCTCCAATAATTTCAAAATCTTGATCCGGATCTAATCCTATTAATAATTTGAAAATTTCCTTTGATTTTTCAAAATTAATAATCTGGCCATCCAAATCTGGTTGAGATTTTTTATACTTAAGCTGCGCATCAAGGAAATCTATTTCTGATATTAGCCCATTATTATAAGCAATTCTAGCTTGTTCAAATTTAAGTTTATTATTCTGTATTTGACTCTCAAAAACCTTCAAAGTGCTCTTTAAAGCTATCAATTGATTGTAAGACTTAAGAACATTTAGCTTGATATTACGAACAGCGCTTTCCCTTTCTATTTTTGCACTTTCATACTCTAACATAACAAGTTGCATTCTCTTTAAAACAGAAGGGGACAAAGAAAGACTAATCCCAACACCAAACCCAAAACCCCAATAATCTCTTTCAAGCTCACTCAAGACAGAAGAATTTCTACTAAGCGTAGAACTAAGGTTAACATTTGGAACAAAAACATTCCATGCATTATTTTTATAAAGTTTTTTTATATTTTCTTTATAAAGAGCATTTTTTGAATCCAAGCTATTTTCTAAGGCCATATCCACAGCTTGTTTGGGTGATATTTGAATAATTTCAGCAAAAGAAAAAGAAACGGTCATAAAAATTAAAAAAATTTTTTTAATTTGAAGCCCCCTTTTATAATAAAAATCAAAACTTTAAAATTATAAAATTTTCAATTTATTTGATTAACTATTATATTATAATACAATTCTAAGTATGAACATTTTCAAAATTTTATTTATTCTAAATTATACTTTTATTTTTTTAATAAAAATTTACCAAAATACTTTCTCTAAAATATTTGGAATACAATGCATATACAAACCTACTTGCTCAAAATATTCAATTGAATGCTTTAAAAAATACAATTTTTTAACGGCCTTGATATTAATGACACTAAGAATAATAAGATGTAATGCCTTATTCAAAGGAGGTAACGATCTTATTCCCAAATACAACCCTATTTTAAAATCTTTAAAAGAATTTAAAAAAAGATTAATCAAATAAAGTTTTATATTTTTCTGGAACCCACGTCTTTACAACTTCTTTATTCTTTTCAACAAATTCAACTGCATTGCGGTATTCTTTGCCTGGCTCTTTATCATTTCTATCCATTAAGGGTAATATTAAATTATCACTCCAGTAAAAATGATCAAAAACATAATATGCATCAAAATCATCATTTTCAAGACCAAGCCTAACAAGAGTATGCACACTCTCACCCCCCCCCATAATTAAATCGGGATCATCAAGAAATTTAATATCATACCTAGAAAAAGCCCAATGGGGCTTCCACAAAGGAACCAAAATCCACTCGTTTCTCTTTATTGAAGAATCCAAACTTGCAAGCATAACACTCTCACTTGAAGGAACTAGTTCATACTCTTTACTTAATCCATAATAATCAAGCGCTTGTTCCGTAACAATTTGAGTTCCCGCACCAGCATCTATGCCAATCATTTTATTTTTAAATTTAGCGCCTTTACCCTTAAGCTCACTAATGCTAGAAATTGGAACATAACTTGGCACCACGAAACCCTGAATGGTTCCTTCATAATTTGCACCAAGATCAACAAATCTTGTTTTCAGTTTTTCATAATAAAATTTATCGGCTGTAGGAACCCAAGAGGATACCGTACCATCTACCTTTCCAGATGCCAAGTATTGATACATTATGGACGTAGTGACTGAAAATATTTCTGCATTGTAGCCCATTTTCTCAAAAACAACCTTCAATACATTTGTAGCTGCTGTTTCTCCGCCCCAATTCACATATCCAATTTTTACCGATTTCAAATTCTTTGAACTCTTTTTTTCATCACAAGACAAAAAAGTAAGAAAAATAAAAACAAAAATTAATAATTTATATATAAATTTCATACAAAAATCTCCTTTTCATAAAGTAATCTCAAAATACAAAACTCAATAAATAATTTATATATAAATTCATAAAATGATCTCCGTTTATTTATTATACATTTCTAAAAATCTTTTAAATTTATTTTCCCTCTTTCCACCATAATAATCTGTGTTTAAATAACTAAATTTAATAAAGATAGATTGCATAATTCTATCTAAAATAATAGCTATAATAACAACCGCTAATCCAGATATCAAACCCTCACCAAAATTTAATCTTTCTATAGAATAAATCACAGTTCTGCCCAAACCAGACGATCCAACCATTGCAGCAATTACTATCATAGATATCGCCATCATTATTGACTGATTAATACCTTCAATTATACTCTGAAGAGAAAGAGGAAGCTGAACTTGAAAAAGAATACGCAAATTACTACTACCAAAGGACTTAGCGGCCTCTATTACTTCATCTGAAACTTGAACAATTCCAAGCCTTGTATATCTAATAACAGGAGGCATAGCAAAAACTATTGTAGCAAAAATAGCTGAAGCTGTGCCCATTCCAAAAAAAGGAATAGCAGGAATCAAGTAAATAAAAGGGGGCATAGCCTGCATTAAATCTAAAATGGGTTTTAAAAAAACATAAAACCTAGGGAAATATCCCCCCAAAATACCTATAGGAATTCCCAAAATAACAGAAACTAACACAGAAACAAATATAATAGCTATTGTATCCATTGAAGCTTCCCAAAGATTAAAATATAAAATAAAGAAGAATCCGGGCAAAATTAAAAATATTAATCTCTTTTTTAAGAAAACAAAACTTAGTAAGCATGCAGTAAAAATAAAAATAAGTGGATTAACAAAAAGAAATAAATTTTTTAAATTTTCATATAAAAAAATTATATTTTTAGAAAAACCTACCCCATCAGAAATTGAAAAATTATCAACCAAGAAATCAAAAAAATTATCTATTTTTAATATAAAAAAATCTTTATTCATAAATTCCTATCTTGATAATAAATAAGAGATTTCATTTAAACTAATATATCCAACAATAGTTCCTTTTTCTTTTATTATTAAATAATCTTGCTTATTTAAATATTTAACAATTTTTTTTATCTCATCATTTAGGTCTAAATTCAAAGACACAAGATTATCATATCTTTTATTAAGAACCTTGTCATACAAACTAAAATTTTCACCTTGACATTTAATAATAAAATTCAAACCACTGTCACTACTAGAATTTAAATCAAAATCATCTTTTAAAATATCTTTTATTTTTAAAATATTTAAAACAGGCAAATTTTTAATAAAATCAGATATAAAATCGGTGCTAGGATTAGCTAAAATTTCCAAAGGTTTGCCAACTTGAATAATTTTTCCATCTTTCATAAAAGCAATTCTATGTCCTAATTTAAAAGCTTCATTCAAATCATGAGTAATAAACACAACTGTTTTTTTAAGTTTAGCTACCAACCTTAAAAGTTCTTCCTGCATTTCTCCTTTAATTAAAGGATCAAGTGCCGAAAAAGCTTCATCCATTAAAAGAATATCTGGATTAACCACTAATGCTCTTGCTATTCCAACTCTTTGCTTCATTCCTCCAGAAAGTTCATTAATATACTTATATTTTGAATCTTCAAGCCCTACAAGATTTAACACCTCAATAGCACGCTCTTCTCTGATCTTCCTGGGAATATGTTTGACTTCAAGTCCATAAGTGACGTTTCTCAATACATTCATATGAGGGAAAAGTCCAAAGTTTTGAAAAACCATTGCAAATTTATCTTTTCTTAAATTAGAAAGATCTTTGCGATTTATAGCATTCATTTCCATATTATTTACCAAAATAGATCCTGAATCTATTTTATAAATACCATTTAAACATCTGACTAAAGTAGACTTGCCACAGCCTGACATACCCATAATAACCAAAATTTCATTTTCATAAACATCCAGATTAACATTGGCATTTGCAATAAAAATAGAAGATTCTTTGTAGATTTGCATTCTATCTTTGCCATCTTCATAATCTTTTATAGCCCGACTTATCTGCTTCTTGTCAACATAATACGAAAATACTTTATAACAATCTTTAATTTTAACAGCAACCCCACTCAAAGCAAACTCCTCAATAAGCCTGCATTATACTTCATAACACATCACTATAAATTATACTAAAATTATTAAATTTTGCCGATCCGAAATAAAAAAACAAAAGACCCCCTTGAAGGATCTTTTGTTAATAATTTGTACCAATTAAATTAGAATTTTATCTAAGCAATGACAAAACATATTGGGGCACTTGATTAGCCTGCGCAATCATTGCCATTGCAGATTGCGTTAAAATACTATTAGTTGTAGCTGCTACAACCTCATCTGTCATTGTGGCATCTTTTATTTGAGCATAAGATGCTTTTAGATTTTCAATTGCATACTCAGTACTATTCTTTATAGATTCAAGTCTATTTTGGAAAGCACCTAAATTCGCTCTTTGATCACTTACCATTCTAATAGCATTTTCTATTTTAGCAAGTGATGTATTAGCATCAACTGTAGTTGTAACATTAACAGGAGAATTAACTCCGCCTTGAGAAGGTGCTGTAGCAGGTGCTGGCTGTTGAGCTCCTTCCTGTTGAATACCCTCTTGAACAGGTGCGGCCTGAGCAGTTTGAGCTCCCTCACCAGAGAAAAGATTTGCTACATTAGCTGCATAAATATTTACAGCAATAGCTTCATCTTGGTTTGCTCCAACATGAACTCTTAGGGTCCAAGAAGCTTGAGATCCTGAAAGTGATGCTGGTGTGTTAATTTTTGCAGGTTGCATTCCAAGTTCTTCCGCTGCCCTTACATTTTGAGAAGCAGATTTATTTGATAGCATGTGCATTTGGTTATATTGAGCTTGATCAGCAATTCTGTTAATTTCGTCTGTAAGTTGCTCTATTTCAATTTGTATAGAACCTCTGTCTGCATCTGAATATGTACCGTTACCTGATTGAACTGCCAATTCTTTCATTCTTACTAAGACCTTCTCCACCTCATTCAAATTTCCTTCTGTTGTCTGAATAAAATTGATAGCCTTTGAAGTATTTCTAGAAGCTTGTGACAAACCTCTTATTTGAGCATTAATCTTGCCAGAAACTCCCATGCCAGCAGCATCATCAGAAGCTCGATTAATTCTGTACCCACTAGAAAGCTTTTCTTGAGTTTTACTAAGATTAGCAGCATTAATACCATTATTTCTTGAAGCATTAATAGCTGATGTATTATGATTTATAATCATATATCATTCCTCCATGATAAAATTTAGTTATTTATTTTTGGCAAATCCTTTTGCCTGTTAAAAAGAATAGCACAAAAATTTAAAAAAAAGAAACGCAAACAACAATAGCATTAAAAATAATTGGTACTATTTATTTCTTTGATTAAAATCAAAAGCCCTTAATGTGTTTTCTTGATCTTTCATGCGCTTAACGGTAAAATCCAACGTATTAAGTTCACCTTCCACCTTTCTCTCTCTGTCTTCGTACTTCTTTTTATAATCTTCAACTTTATTTTTTTGATTAAAAATTTTTAAGTCGTAATTTTTTATTTTATTATAAATAACTCCTCCGGAAGCCACAAGAGGCGTCAAACAATCTCCTAGCATTTTCGCAATTCCATTATCATATACTCTATCACCATTAAGGTCAAATAAAAAAAGTTCTCTAACATTATCAATGTTATTGCGAATTGATTCATCAAACTTTTTCTCATCAAGTCTTAAATATCTAGAAAGTCCACCAGAAGAAGAAATTGAATTAGTAAACACTCCCATCTGATTAATTATTGAAAAATTGGGATCACTAGTAACATAGGGTTTAAAAATTATTGATTCTAGTCTGGACTTAAGATTCTTTAATAAAAATTCAGATCTCAGAATACCTAAATTTTTATAAGCCTCTTCTTTTTGGGAATCACTAAGATAAGTAAGCTCTTCAACTATATTAGACTTTTGATTATTAGACTGATCTTCATTGGAGCTTGCAATATTAATCTCAGCAAGAACCTCATTATAAGCACCAATAAAATCCAAAAGAACCCTCTTAATCCCCTCATAATCGGGCTCAATTTTAGCCTCAACTATATCACTTGAAGCTTTTTTTAAACTTAATGTCACATTTGGAACTAAATCATTTATAACATTTGAATCCCTCTCAACATCTACTCCATCAAATTTAATTTTCGCATTCTCAGCAAAACTTTTAGCATTTATTGGCAAATGACCATCTCTATTTTTTGGATCAAAAATTTCAACATTGCTAATCACAATTACCTTATTATTTGCCTTATTTTCAATATTTATTTCTTCAAGATTAGAAAGAGACCCAACATCAAATTCAACTTCTTCAAAATTATTTGAAATATTTATTAAAGGAAGCTCCAAAGAACCCTCTTTGCTGCATATCTTAACCATATTCATTTGAATATATTGTTTCCCCAAAGGAGTTTTTAAATCAGACCCAAGATCAACTACACTATCTTCGCTCTCAACTTTTGCATCCTTAAATGTAGCCCCTCCGGGATTAAAAACAATCTTACTATCAGGCTCTTCTAATCCCGTATCAAAATATTTAACTTCAAATTTAATTTTACTCCTAGATGTAATTTTAATGTCTTCAGGAATTTCAATTGATACTTCTGAAAGCGGATTTAAAACAAGGTTATTATTCTCAAAGGCAAGTCTATTGTTACTACTGGATTGATTTACAACAATATCTGAAAGATTGGGATTAAAATTGGTTTTAAGTTCACTTAAAATTCCAATTTGCTTAGCAAAAGACAAGCCTTCCCCTTTAATAACAAGTTTATTTTCTTTACCTTCCTTTAAGGATTGCAAAACAAAACGACTATTTCCATTTTTATCGCTTTTTACTAATTTTGCAGACAAAAAACCCTTCCCCTTGTTATTAATATCCCTAACAAGCAAATCAATGCTACCATTACTTTTTACATTAATTTCTTTCTTGCCAACTAAAAATATATAATCTCCCTCTGGAATTGTTATTTTTTTAGGATCAAAATTTGAAGACAAAAATACATCAGCTGATGCTATTTTATCAACAATTAATTTATGAGCTTCATTTTTAGATCCATATCTAGTAGACAAGGTTAAAATTTCGCTATTACTAGAATTTCCTGACATTAGATTAAAAGGACTGTTAAGCGATGTAAGTTCCTTTGCAAGAGAATTTAATGTAGAGATTTTTCTATTAATTAACTGCCAAGCACTTTTCTCTTGCTCTAAAGATTCGAGTTTCTTAAAAGAAGAATCAATTTTAGCTTTATCGGACTTAAGCATGGATTCACGAATTTCTTTAGTATTGTATTTGCTCTCAAGTCCAGGAACAAAAAATCCCGATGCCAAAATAATGCCCTCCGGGGTAAATTATATCATTAATAAAATTGAAAATAAAATATAATATACAATAAATAGAAAACATAAAATTCAAGTATCCAAACACTTTAAAATAAAAAAATATAAAAAATAAAAACTTTAAAAAAAATTAATGTTTATAGTAAAATAAATTAAAAGGAGCATAAAAATGCCAAATTTTTGCTTATTCAACTCAAAATCCGTTTTAACTGGAAATGATAAAATAGATAATTCAGCGGTTCTAATTAAAGATAATAAAATTTTTGATATTGTAACGTCTGATAGACTTAAAAAAATGGATCTCGAAGAATACCAAATGATTGACACAAAAGGCAATTATATAACTCCCGGTCTTTACGATAATCATATTCATGGATTTCACGGTCATGGGACAGACCAGTGCTCAACAGAATCAATACTTAAAATGTCAGAACATTTAGCACAATACGGAGTAGTAGGATTTTTACCAACTCTTTATCCTAGGCCAATAGATGAAATGATTGAAACAATAAAAGCTTGCACAGCAGCAATTGGTAAAGAAAAGGGAGCTAAAATTCTAGGACTTCACCTTGAAGGACCCTTTTTTTCTCCTGAAAAAAAGGGAGCACATCCTGTTTCCCATCTTCATGAACCTAGTATTGAGGTTATGCAAAAATTAATAGATGCAGCTGGTGGAGTATTTACAGGATCAAACGGCAAAAGAAAAACACATATAAGTACAATGACTGTTGCTCCTGAGCTTAAAGGCATGAGAGAGCTTGCAATATTTTGCCTTGAAAACAATATCAACCTTCAAGCAGGACATACAAATGCAACATATGAAAATATGATAGAAGGATTTCAAGTTGGAATACTTCACACAACCCATTTTTTCAACGCAATGTCAAAACTTGATCACAGAAATCCAAATGCAATAGGAGCAGTGTTAATACACGGCGATGTTTCTTGTGAAGTTATTGCAGATGGCCACCAT
This genomic interval from Borreliella andersonii contains the following:
- a CDS encoding glycine betaine ABC transporter substrate-binding protein, yielding MKFIYKLLIFVFIFLTFLSCDEKKSSKNLKSVKIGYVNWGGETAATNVLKVVFEKMGYNAEIFSVTTSIMYQYLASGKVDGTVSSWVPTADKFYYEKLKTRFVDLGANYEGTIQGFVVPSYVPISSISELKGKGAKFKNKMIGIDAGAGTQIVTEQALDYYGLSKEYELVPSSESVMLASLDSSIKRNEWILVPLWKPHWAFSRYDIKFLDDPDLIMGGGESVHTLVRLGLENDDFDAYYVFDHFYWSDNLILPLMDRNDKEPGKEYRNAVEFVEKNKEVVKTWVPEKYKTLFD
- a CDS encoding efflux RND transporter permease subunit, with protein sequence MLVKRIVSKPITMLILFSLLLMISLYTFSRLKIDLLPGIDIPQISIHTVYPGASPREVEESVSRVLESGLSSVKNLKNIYSVSSKESSTVSLEFYHGTDLDLVLNEIRDALELVKSSLPSKSHTPRIFRYNLKNIPVMEIVINSVRPVSELKRYADEIIKPVLERLDGVAIVTVNGGSKKRVLIEVSQNRLESYGLSLSRISSIIASQNLELSAGNILENNLEYLVEVSGKFKSIEEIGNVVIAYKMPDISSGMNSSPIEIKLKDIANIKTDFEDLSEYVEYNGLPSISLSVQKRSDANSIAVSNVVMNEIEKLKLSMPKDMKLEIASDSTNFIKASISTVVNSAYFGAMLAIFVIFFFLRSFRATIIIGISIPIAIILTFCLMYFVNISLNIMSLAGLALGIGMVVDCSIVVIDNIYKYRQKGAKLISSSILGAQEMMLPITSSTFTSICVFGPFLIFKSELGVYGDFFKDFTFTIVISLCVSLLVAIFLVPVLSSHYVGLYTSFQKNIKNTSIRKIDAFFASIYYFLEFLYINLLNVVLNHKLIFGLIVFFSFIGSLLLGLLLDVRAFVRGKENSITINLNFPHKANLEYAKFYSNRFLEIVKSEAKGYKNIIATLHADKIIFNVLFPLREESRDKLTQSIDYDAIKYKIMNRIGNLYPEFNIEPSSGNASGGGDSIKIKISANDFEYIKDYGKILVSMLKKEIPELVNPRLSISDLQLQIGVEIDRALAYSYGIDMNTILNELKANINGVVAGQYVENGLNYDIVLKLDRMDVKNLKDLEKIFITNSSGVKIPFSSIATFEKTNKAESIYRENQALTIYLNADISPNENLTQVTAKVVDFINNKVPHKEGIALKVEGEYNEFSNIMNQFKIIIMMAIIVVFGIMASQFESFLKPFIIIFTIPLTAIGVVLIHFLAGEKLSIFAAIGMLMLVGVVVNTGIVLVDYTGLLIKRGFGLREAIIESCRSRLRPILMSSLTSIIGLIPMAFSSGSGNELLKPIAFTFIGGMTASTFLTLFFIPMLFEIFSNIVSSFKSRLRKVPSNMDVEKSFKINNSAKSGYNNLFEEDRE
- a CDS encoding proline/glycine betaine ABC transporter permease; the protein is MNKDFFILKIDNFFDFLVDNFSISDGVGFSKNIIFLYENLKNLFLFVNPLIFIFTACLLSFVFLKKRLIFLILPGFFFILYFNLWEASMDTIAIIFVSVLVSVILGIPIGILGGYFPRFYVFLKPILDLMQAMPPFIYLIPAIPFFGMGTASAIFATIVFAMPPVIRYTRLGIVQVSDEVIEAAKSFGSSNLRILFQVQLPLSLQSIIEGINQSIMMAISMIVIAAMVGSSGLGRTVIYSIERLNFGEGLISGLAVVIIAIILDRIMQSIFIKFSYLNTDYYGGKRENKFKRFLEMYNK
- the yidD gene encoding membrane protein insertion efficiency factor YidD → MNIFKILFILNYTFIFLIKIYQNTFSKIFGIQCIYKPTCSKYSIECFKKYNFLTALILMTLRIIRCNALFKGGNDLIPKYNPILKSLKEFKKRLIK
- a CDS encoding efflux RND transporter periplasmic adaptor subunit, whose translation is MDLIFNVNFYLKKYFLILFLVLVACASKNKLNDEKINEEKESSYRFPVIAMKVKRGILSDYLSLNGDVDTKIKAGIFPDAVGKITSLGIKLGAYVQKGQIVATLDPSRPGSVYLKSPVRAPISGYILNITKKIGETVNPQSNIAVVGRIDTKQILTYVSEKYISNIKVGNDAIIEVGAYPNEKFKAKVSEISPILDSKSRTIEVYLTPIGSNSDKLIIGMFSKIKLITKRFRDVIKIPREAVVEREGNKFIFKLDLESKSVQMLPITVLFEIDNIVALSGDVEENDLIVVEGMSALSNGTLINLVDTKEGLPVESNI
- a CDS encoding TolC family protein — encoded protein: MTVSFSFAEIIQISPKQAVDMALENSLDSKNALYKENIKKLYKNNAWNVFVPNVNLSSTLSRNSSVLSELERDYWGFGFGVGISLSLSPSVLKRMQLVMLEYESAKIERESAVRNIKLNVLKSYNQLIALKSTLKVFESQIQNNKLKFEQARIAYNNGLISEIDFLDAQLKYKKSQPDLDGQIINFEKSKEIFKLLIGLDPDQDFEIIGELPDETMDFSLFNEELNFNESLEIKDLNMRLKMTEQLIGSLWLDTYLPSLSLSFSYSPYKSFHENSKGFSTGFVASFSLNYGLTEMFPFSKSFTKIQDNNYQLKILQNNIEGKIRNLKSSIVQKRKDIRRYKAILDASKINVELATKNYQMAFNAFNSGVMDLSKLNDIELVYKQSDLKFIEDKLNYANSILEYKNLINSLD
- a CDS encoding glycine betaine/L-proline ABC transporter ATP-binding protein; this encodes MSGVAVKIKDCYKVFSYYVDKKQISRAIKDYEDGKDRMQIYKESSIFIANANVNLDVYENEILVIMGMSGCGKSTLVRCLNGIYKIDSGSILVNNMEMNAINRKDLSNLRKDKFAMVFQNFGLFPHMNVLRNVTYGLEVKHIPRKIREERAIEVLNLVGLEDSKYKYINELSGGMKQRVGIARALVVNPDILLMDEAFSALDPLIKGEMQEELLRLVAKLKKTVVFITHDLNEAFKLGHRIAFMKDGKIIQVGKPLEILANPSTDFISDFIKNLPVLNILKIKDILKDDFDLNSSSDSGLNFIIKCQGENFSLYDKVLNKRYDNLVSLNLDLNDEIKKIVKYLNKQDYLIIKEKGTIVGYISLNEISYLLSR